One Primulina tabacum isolate GXHZ01 chromosome 10, ASM2559414v2, whole genome shotgun sequence DNA segment encodes these proteins:
- the LOC142505540 gene encoding phosphatidylinositol:ceramide inositolphosphotransferase 2-like codes for MELLFSEAYVEDMSFYVGREASKLWKRFCSETITEINLLAENWKYILGGLICQYIHGLAARGVHYFHRPGPILQDAGFFLLPELGQDKAYVSEFVFTFIFLSFVLWTFHPFILKSKKIYTVLIWCRVLACLVACQILRIITFYSTQLPGPNYHCREGSKFATLPRPDNMLEVLLIVPRGVLFGCGDLIFSSHMIFSLVFVRTYNKYGTQRFLKQCAWLTVVIQSLLIIASRKHYTVDVVVAWYTVNLVVFFIDKKLPELPDRSGAAALLLPLSKDSKTKEGVNHKLFNGHSGDFTADWRPRTQINGKILEDGNVVHVEAVINTV; via the exons ATGGAATTGCTGTTTTCTGAAGCATACGTAGAAGATATGTCGTTTTACGTTGGTCGCGAGGCTTCAAAG TTGTGGAAGAGATTTTGTTCGGAAACTATTACAGAAATCAACCTTCTTGCAGAAAATTGGAAATATATTTTAGGGGGTCTCATCTGTCAG TATATCCATGGGTTGGCAGCTCGAGGAGTTCATTATTTTCATCGACCAGGACCAATACTTCAGGATGCTGGCTTTTTCCTTCTTCCA GAGCTGGGGCAAGATAAAGCTTACGTCAGCGAATTTGTATTTACCTTCATTTTTCTATCTTTTGTCTTG TGGACTTTCCATCCGTTCATTTTGAAGAGCAAGAAGATTTACACAGTCCTGATATGGTGCAGGGTCTTGGCATGCTTAGTt GCTTGTCAAATTCTTCGGATCATTACCTTTTATTCTACTCAACTACCTGGTCCAAATTACCATTGTCGGGAG GGGTCAAAGTTCGCCACACTGCCTCGTCCTGATAATATGCTAGAAGTTTTATTGATAG TTCCACGGGGGGTGCTCTTCGGCTGTGGTGATTTGATATTTTCCTCTCACATGATATTCTCTCTAGTCTTTGTGCGCACGTATAATAAATATGGCACTCAAAG GTTTCTCAAACAGTGTGCCTGGTTAACTgttgtgattcagagtttgttaATCATTGCATCGCGTAAACACTACACAGTTGATGTGGTTGTGGCATG GTACACTGTTAATTTGGTGGTGTTCTTTATTGACAAAAAATTGCCAG AACTTCCAGATCGTTCTGGAGCTGCAGCACTTTTGCTCCCATTGAGCAAGGATAGCAAGACCAAGGAAGGGGTTAATCACAAACTTTTTAATGGGCATTCCGGAGATTTTACTGCCGACTGG AGGCCAAGAACTCAAATCAATGGCAAGATTTTGGAAGATGGAAACGTCGTGCATGTTGAAGCTGTTATTAACACTGTATAG